In Maniola hyperantus chromosome 20, iAphHyp1.2, whole genome shotgun sequence, the following are encoded in one genomic region:
- the LOC117991616 gene encoding deoxyribonuclease TATDN1 produces the protein MKRMTALRKYIDIGANLTDEMYQGVYHGSRKHQPDLEKVLRRSWAGGLDKMIITGGSLVDSKKAIELANTNSQLFSTVGCHPTRCREFVDNPDAYLKGLKELIEENRDKVVAIGECGLDYERLHFCEKDIQLKFFEFQLQLSSEYNLPLFLHCRAAADDLVEILSRNKEHIAGGVVHSFDGTQEALDKILGLRLYIGINGCSLRTKENLKVASKIPQDRLMIETDCPWCEVKPTHPGYSHVVTKLPSVKKEKYSVESESQVKGRNEPVNIVQVLEILAAIRKENIDELAEAIYNNTNKLFFSNK, from the exons ATGAAAAGAATGACTGCCTTAAGAAAATATATCG ATATCGGCGCAAACCTTACAGATGAGATGTACCAAGGTGTGTACCATGGTTCTAGGAAGCACCAGCCAGATTTGGAGAAGGTTTTAAGGCGTAGTTGGGCTGGTGGTTTGGACAAAATGATAATAACTGGTGGCAGTCTGGTAGACAGTAAGAAGGCTATAGAACTTGCGAATACAAATT CTCAATTATTTTCTACCGTAGGATGTCATCCGACACGGTGCAGGGAGTTCGTGGACAACCCTGATGCTTATCTCAAAGGGCTGAAGGAATTGATTGAAGAAAATAGAGACAAAGTTGTAGCTATCGGAGAGTGCGGGTTGGACTACGAGAGGTTACACTTTTGTGAAAAAGATATACAGCTGAA ATTCTTTGAATTCCAACTGCAACTAAGCAGTGAATACAACCTACCTTTATTCCTCCACTGCAGAGCTGCAGCTGATGACTTAGTTGAAATCCTGAGCAGGAATAAGGAACACATAGCTGGTGGTGTGGTGCATTCCTTTGACGGTACTCAGGAGGCGCTGGACAAAATCCTAGGTCTCAGATTGTATATAGGAATAAATGGATG TTCACTCAGAACAAAGGAGAATTTAAAGGTAGCATCCAAGATACCACAGGATAGACTGATGATAGAGACAGACTGCCCATGGTGTGAAGTGAAGCCCACCCACCCGGGATACTCGCACGTTGTCACCAAGCTCCCCTCTGTCAAGAAGgaaaagtactctgtggaatCTGAGAGTCAAGTGAAAGGACGGAATGAACCTGTGAATATTGT cCAAGTTTTGGAGATACTAGCAGCGATCAGGAAAGAAAATATTGATGAACTAGCTGAagctatttataataataccaaCAAATTGTTCTTTAGTAATAAGTGA
- the LOC117991805 gene encoding antichymotrypsin-1-like isoform X1, translated as MGTIILVLMATMAGVAHSRFGDYTFPSYTRSPLGDSVDIASMKFLKETYNSAADKSVVSSPFGIMSLLAFYAAGAEGANRDEIVRFLGASDYKQLEASYESLSQRYASMDRSYLTVANKVFVSDKYTLRDQFKYAASAYRSDVENLNFENTKLAADTMNQWSASNTNGKISSPVSESDIDPAAAAALLNVIFFQGHWHVPFNASETKEKEFHLDRSNSVKKPMMHLLQSLFYYESAELGAKMIELPYKESQFRMIVVLPDEVDGLSSVVEKVAQRGLLEDVFKMGPAGADVKLDMPKFEIKSKLNLNELLPKVGVSRIFSEAAPGIIKEQGVAVSRGLQEAFIKVDEEGATAGAFTGLVAVTMSSNSRPPPPIPFKVDHPFLFAILHNDVVLFTGTYAH; from the exons ATGGGGACAATAATTCTGGTTTTGATGG CCACCATGGCCGGAGTAGCACACTCCCGATTCGGCGACTATACATTCCCGTCATACACCAGGTCTCCCCTCGGCGACTCAGTTGACATCGCGTCTATGAAATTCCTCAAG GAAACGTACAACTCCGCAGCAGACAAGAGCGTAGTCTCGTCTCCATTCGGTATCATGTCACTTCTGGCGTTCTATGCGGCCGGAGCTGAAGGTGCGAACAGAGACGAAATCGTGCGCTTCCTCGGAGCTTCGGACTATAAACAG CTGGAAGCGTCGTACGAGTCCCTCAGTCAGCGCTACGCGTCCATGGACCGCAGCTACCTGACCGTGGCCAACAAGGTTTTCGTCTCAGACAAGTACACCCTGCGCGACCAATTCAAGTACGCCGCGTCGGCCTACCGCAGCGACGTGGAGAACCTCAACTTTGAGAACACCAAGCTGGCTGCTGATACTATGAACCAATGG TCTGCAAGTAATACCAACGGAAAGATCTCGTCACCAGTGTCCGAGAGCGATATCGACCCAGCGGCGGCGGCCGCTCTCCTGAACGTCATCTTCTTCCAG GGTCACTGGCATGTGCCTTTCAACGCGAGTGAGACCAAAGAGAAGGAGTTCCACCTGGACAGGTCCaactctgtcaagaaacccatgATGCATCTCCTGCAGTCACTCTTCTACTACGAAAGTGCTGAGTTGGGAGCTAAG ATGATTGAGCTGCCCTACAAAGAGTCCCAATTCCGCATGATCGTTGTCCTGCCCGACGAGGTGGACGGTCTGTCAAGTGTGGTGGAGAAGGTCGCTCAGAGAGGTCTCCTGGAGGACGTGTTCAAGATGGGACCCGCGGGCGCTGATGTAAAGCTCGATATGCCCAAGTTCGAGATCAAATCCAAGCTGAATCTTAACGAACTTCTGCCCAAG GTGGGAGTGTCTCGTATCTTCAGCGAAGCAGCGCCGGGCATTATCAAGGAGCAGGGAGTGGCCGTGTCGCGCGGCCTGCAGGAGGCGTTCATCAAGGTCGACGAGGAGGGCGCCACTGCCGGAGCTTTCACTG GTCTCGTGGCCGTCACCATGTCGTCCAACTCTCGTCCCCCACCGCCCATCCCCTTCAAGGTGGACCACCCCTTCCTGTTCGCCATCTTGCATAACGACGTCGTGCTCTTCACCGGAACCTACGCGCACTAA
- the LOC117991805 gene encoding antichymotrypsin-1-like isoform X6 — MGTIILVLMATMAGVAHSRFGDYTFPSYTRSPLGDSVDIASMKFLKETYNSAADKSVVSSPFGIMSLLAFYAAGAEGANRDEIVRFLGASDYKQLEASYESLSQRYASMDRSYLTVANKVFVSDKYTLRDQFKYAASAYRSDVENLNFENTKLAADTMNQWSASNTNGKISSPVSESDIDPAAAAALLNVIFFQGHWHVPFNASETKEKEFHLDRSNSVKKPMMHLLQSLFYYESAELGAKMIELPYKESQFRMIVVLPDEVDGLSSVVEKVAQRGLLEDVFKMGPAGADVKLDMPKFEIKSKLNLNELLPKVGVSRIFSEAAPGIIKEQGVAVSRGLQEAFIKVDEEGATAGAFTDFMATPISLYFIPFKVDHPFLFAILQNDIVLFAGTYAH; from the exons ATGGGGACAATAATTCTGGTTTTGATGG CCACCATGGCCGGAGTAGCACACTCCCGATTCGGCGACTATACATTCCCGTCATACACCAGGTCTCCCCTCGGCGACTCAGTTGACATCGCGTCTATGAAATTCCTCAAG GAAACGTACAACTCCGCAGCAGACAAGAGCGTAGTCTCGTCTCCATTCGGTATCATGTCACTTCTGGCGTTCTATGCGGCCGGAGCTGAAGGTGCGAACAGAGACGAAATCGTGCGCTTCCTCGGAGCTTCGGACTATAAACAG CTGGAAGCGTCGTACGAGTCCCTCAGTCAGCGCTACGCGTCCATGGACCGCAGCTACCTGACCGTGGCCAACAAGGTTTTCGTCTCAGACAAGTACACCCTGCGCGACCAATTCAAGTACGCCGCGTCGGCCTACCGCAGCGACGTGGAGAACCTCAACTTTGAGAACACCAAGCTGGCTGCTGATACTATGAACCAATGG TCTGCAAGTAATACCAACGGAAAGATCTCGTCACCAGTGTCCGAGAGCGATATCGACCCAGCGGCGGCGGCCGCTCTCCTGAACGTCATCTTCTTCCAG GGTCACTGGCATGTGCCTTTCAACGCGAGTGAGACCAAAGAGAAGGAGTTCCACCTGGACAGGTCCaactctgtcaagaaacccatgATGCATCTCCTGCAGTCACTCTTCTACTACGAAAGTGCTGAGTTGGGAGCTAAG ATGATTGAGCTGCCCTACAAAGAGTCCCAATTCCGCATGATCGTTGTCCTGCCCGACGAGGTGGACGGTCTGTCAAGTGTGGTGGAGAAGGTCGCTCAGAGAGGTCTCCTGGAGGACGTGTTCAAGATGGGACCCGCGGGCGCTGATGTAAAGCTCGATATGCCCAAGTTCGAGATCAAATCCAAGCTGAATCTTAACGAACTTCTGCCCAAG GTGGGAGTGTCTCGTATCTTCAGCGAAGCAGCGCCGGGCATTATCAAGGAGCAGGGAGTGGCCGTGTCGCGCGGCCTGCAGGAGGCGTTCATCAAGGTCGACGAGGAGGGCGCCACTGCCGGAGCTTTCACTG